A single window of Intrasporangium calvum DSM 43043 DNA harbors:
- the murJ gene encoding murein biosynthesis integral membrane protein MurJ, producing MRSNPTTGPAPALRTVVAAAGSIAAITLVARVVGFGRWFAFSHSVGATCVGSVYQSVNAVPNVIFEVAAGGVLAAVAVPLVAGALARGDRGSADATASALLTWALLVLLPLGALVLVGARPIAAMLLGTGCAGETQLGAEFLGVFAVQLPLYGVAIVLAGVLQAHRRFVAAALAPLVSSLVVIATYLSYRAVVPQPAAEIAAIPPTGVLILAIGTTVGVAAMALTVAVPIWRAGVRLRPRVSFADGTGARVRSLALAGFLAVAGQQLATLVVIRLANDRGGAGTLNVFMYAQAVALLPYAVLAVPLATAAFPDLAHALAVGRGHSATGGRAGQPGGSVGGSVGGSVGGSVGGSVGGSRGPGLDARAPRRAQPEVSLKAHTTLRHSWFGVLVVGIAGAALLAAVAGPVGTLFTLLDAGGAASTSGRTLGAMPQALAAFTPTVPALGAIALLSRACYLRGRAVLAGAVVGTAWLATTVLPLVLLDDGGADGPATLNFLALGSSLGLACGAVVLAFVVMQEWGASVLTVPWRPLIATMLGALVAGSAGWYVGTRFEDVDLLGALTLATVVGLGAALVLVVVALAVDPTLPRRLRQLRSPTTSGVGGSGVGGSGVGGSGVGGSGVGGSGVGDSGAGGRDPWSPS from the coding sequence ATGAGGTCCAACCCCACGACGGGGCCCGCGCCGGCCCTACGCACCGTGGTCGCCGCCGCCGGCTCGATCGCCGCGATCACCCTGGTCGCCCGCGTCGTGGGCTTCGGCCGCTGGTTCGCGTTCTCGCACTCGGTCGGCGCGACCTGTGTGGGGAGCGTCTACCAGTCGGTCAACGCGGTGCCCAACGTGATCTTCGAGGTGGCCGCCGGTGGTGTCCTGGCGGCTGTGGCAGTCCCGCTTGTTGCCGGGGCGCTCGCTCGCGGCGATCGGGGGAGCGCCGACGCCACGGCGTCCGCCCTGCTGACCTGGGCGCTGCTCGTCCTGCTCCCGCTCGGTGCCCTCGTCCTGGTCGGTGCCCGTCCGATCGCAGCGATGCTCCTCGGCACCGGTTGCGCGGGGGAGACGCAGCTCGGCGCGGAGTTCCTCGGTGTCTTCGCCGTGCAGCTGCCGCTGTACGGAGTCGCGATAGTCCTGGCCGGCGTCCTCCAGGCCCACCGTCGGTTCGTCGCCGCGGCGCTGGCCCCGCTCGTCTCGAGCCTGGTTGTCATCGCGACCTATCTGAGCTACCGCGCGGTGGTGCCCCAGCCTGCCGCTGAGATCGCGGCGATCCCGCCCACCGGGGTGCTCATCCTCGCGATCGGCACGACCGTGGGTGTGGCGGCCATGGCCCTCACCGTTGCGGTGCCGATCTGGCGTGCCGGTGTTCGGCTCCGACCCCGAGTCAGCTTCGCGGACGGCACTGGCGCCCGCGTGCGCTCGCTCGCCCTCGCGGGGTTCCTGGCCGTCGCCGGCCAGCAGCTCGCCACGCTCGTGGTCATCCGGCTCGCCAACGATCGTGGCGGCGCCGGCACCCTCAACGTCTTCATGTACGCCCAGGCCGTCGCCCTGCTGCCCTACGCCGTTCTGGCTGTTCCCCTTGCGACCGCAGCATTCCCTGACCTCGCACACGCACTCGCGGTGGGGCGAGGGCACTCGGCCACCGGTGGCCGTGCCGGTCAGCCGGGCGGGTCGGTGGGTGGCTCGGTGGGTGGCTCGGTGGGCGGGTCGGTGGGCGGGTCGGTGGGTGGCTCGCGCGGGCCTGGGCTCGACGCCCGGGCCCCTCGACGGGCCCAGCCCGAGGTGTCCCTCAAGGCACACACGACCCTCCGCCACAGCTGGTTCGGGGTTCTCGTGGTCGGTATCGCGGGGGCGGCGCTGCTCGCCGCAGTGGCGGGGCCGGTCGGCACTCTCTTCACGCTGTTGGACGCGGGTGGCGCCGCCAGCACCTCAGGCCGCACCCTGGGGGCGATGCCACAGGCTCTGGCTGCGTTCACTCCCACCGTTCCGGCGCTCGGCGCCATCGCCCTGCTGAGCCGCGCCTGCTACCTGAGAGGCCGAGCCGTGCTCGCTGGAGCAGTCGTGGGGACGGCCTGGCTGGCCACGACGGTCCTCCCTCTCGTCCTGCTCGACGATGGAGGCGCAGACGGACCGGCGACCCTGAACTTCCTGGCGCTGGGGTCGAGCCTCGGACTGGCTTGCGGCGCAGTCGTCCTCGCCTTCGTCGTGATGCAGGAGTGGGGCGCTTCGGTGCTGACCGTGCCCTGGCGTCCGCTGATCGCGACCATGCTCGGCGCGCTCGTCGCGGGGAGTGCCGGCTGGTACGTCGGGACCCGGTTCGAGGACGTCGACCTGCTCGGCGCACTGACCCTCGCGACGGTCGTCGGTCTGGGCGCAGCCCTGGTCCTCGTCGTCGTCGCCCTGGCTGTCGATCCGACGCTGCCACGTCGGCTCCGCCAGTTGCGTTCGCCGACCACGTCAGGGGTCGGGGGCTCGGGTGTGGGGGGCTCGGGTGTGGGGGGCTCGGGTGTGGGGGGCTCGGGTGTGGGGGGCTCGGGTGTGGGGGACTCCGGGGCCGGGGGCCGGGACCCATGGAGTCCCTCGTGA
- a CDS encoding YchJ family protein, producing the protein MTRPAVSPCPCGGGPYAECCELLLDGARQALTAEELMRSRYTAYARHDADHVFRTWHPRTRPDSPPVDPEVVWTDLRVIRVEAGGPEDDTGTVEFLARHTGPHGSGELHEVSRFARRAGRWCYVDGDAG; encoded by the coding sequence GTGACCCGGCCCGCGGTCAGCCCGTGCCCCTGTGGCGGCGGCCCGTACGCCGAGTGTTGTGAACTCCTGCTCGACGGCGCCCGGCAGGCCCTCACCGCGGAGGAGCTGATGAGGTCGCGCTACACGGCGTACGCGCGCCACGACGCTGACCACGTCTTCCGCACCTGGCACCCGCGGACCCGGCCCGACAGTCCCCCCGTGGATCCCGAGGTCGTCTGGACGGACCTGCGCGTCATCCGCGTCGAAGCCGGCGGGCCTGAGGACGACACGGGGACAGTGGAGTTCCTCGCCCGGCACACCGGTCCCCACGGTTCGGGCGAGCTCCACGAGGTCAGCCGGTTCGCCAGGCGGGCGGGACGATGGTGCTACGTCGACGGCGACGCCGGCTGA
- a CDS encoding glycosyltransferase family 4 protein: protein MRILMVLGESTGGIGGHVDRLSQDLRAAGHDVQVATSAATAAAFQWGDAHPLWPVHRGWSAPRGLVDWHLLKNLAGTVDVVHAHGHQAAVVAAVAVARAKPRPALVISLHNTLPPSLVAGADRMPLGPSRARASVAGVARSSIRWALRRAALVTGASADLVELAEQLGAHRATLATVPSPAVEQLLATPTPSEAARRETRRALREQGHDLDETRPLVLTVARLAPQKDLPSLVAAARSVRTPASWVVVGGGDERLRASLESELSGIPLRLVGPQRDVARWLRAADVFVLPSRWEARALVVQEAMAAGLPVVTTRTGGLPDLVGDAGLLVPVGDPGSLAAAVEHLLSDGPLRRRLGEAARARARAWATPEEEARRWVSRYTEALRG, encoded by the coding sequence GTGAGGATCCTCATGGTCCTCGGAGAGTCCACCGGCGGGATCGGGGGGCACGTCGACCGACTGTCGCAGGACCTGAGGGCGGCCGGGCACGACGTGCAGGTCGCCACGTCCGCCGCGACCGCAGCCGCCTTCCAGTGGGGCGACGCCCATCCGCTCTGGCCGGTCCACCGCGGCTGGTCAGCCCCGAGGGGCCTCGTCGACTGGCACCTGCTGAAGAACCTCGCGGGGACGGTCGACGTCGTCCACGCCCACGGCCACCAGGCTGCCGTGGTGGCGGCGGTCGCCGTGGCCCGCGCCAAGCCGCGTCCCGCGTTGGTCATCTCGCTCCACAACACCCTCCCGCCGAGCCTGGTCGCCGGCGCGGACCGGATGCCGCTGGGCCCGTCCCGCGCCCGGGCCTCGGTCGCCGGGGTGGCCCGCTCCTCCATCCGCTGGGCGCTGCGGCGAGCCGCCCTCGTCACCGGTGCGAGCGCCGACCTCGTCGAGCTGGCCGAGCAGCTGGGGGCGCACCGGGCCACCCTCGCCACCGTCCCGTCCCCGGCAGTCGAGCAGCTCCTCGCGACTCCCACGCCGAGCGAGGCGGCGCGGCGCGAGACACGGCGCGCGCTCCGCGAGCAGGGCCACGACCTCGACGAGACACGCCCACTCGTCCTGACCGTCGCGAGGCTCGCCCCACAGAAGGACCTGCCGAGCCTCGTCGCCGCAGCACGGTCCGTGCGGACCCCCGCCTCGTGGGTGGTCGTGGGAGGCGGGGACGAGCGGCTCCGGGCGTCGTTGGAGAGCGAGCTCAGCGGCATACCCCTGCGGCTGGTCGGGCCCCAGCGCGACGTCGCGCGCTGGCTGCGGGCCGCGGACGTCTTCGTGCTGCCCAGCCGGTGGGAGGCGCGCGCGCTCGTCGTCCAGGAGGCGATGGCGGCCGGGCTGCCCGTCGTCACGACCCGCACGGGCGGCCTGCCCGACCTCGTCGGCGACGCGGGTCTGCTCGTTCCCGTGGGCGACCCGGGGTCGCTCGCCGCGGCCGTCGAGCACCTCCTCTCCGACGGTCCGCTGCGCCGTCGCCTGGGCGAGGCAGCGCGGGCGCGAGCGCGCGCGTGGGCCACTCCGGAGGAGGAGGCGCGCCGCTGGGTGTCGCGCTACACCGAAGCGCTCCGCGGATGA
- a CDS encoding GNAT family N-acetyltransferase produces MTDRPRRARAATHGTHAELVAATGGDAFIRHDLSDPLEGPGWSLGSALIVPRRTHTRRLGLVVLGRPDDVAGLALELVGRGDTENPLADPRFLHATVERPAFEAFASVVPLTDPGGDWEWMCTRTAPPPVPGEDRVVGLDETDEDEIQALLALANPRTDARPFETPGQRWVGVRDDCGALVACGVLDRTLSGAPILEGITVRMDLRGTGLGLAVTAALTREAVRSDGFCTLGLYSDNDVARRVYHGLGYGDDHLWSSRRLLRADPTRR; encoded by the coding sequence ATGACAGACCGCCCCCGCCGGGCCCGTGCCGCCACCCACGGCACGCATGCCGAGCTGGTCGCCGCGACCGGCGGCGACGCCTTCATCCGCCACGACCTCTCGGATCCCCTCGAGGGCCCCGGCTGGTCCTTGGGCTCGGCGCTCATCGTGCCTCGCCGCACGCACACCCGACGCCTCGGCCTCGTCGTCCTCGGCCGTCCCGACGACGTCGCAGGGCTGGCGCTCGAGCTGGTCGGGCGCGGCGACACCGAGAACCCGCTGGCCGACCCACGCTTCCTGCACGCCACGGTGGAGCGCCCCGCCTTCGAGGCGTTCGCGTCGGTCGTGCCGCTCACCGACCCCGGCGGCGACTGGGAGTGGATGTGCACCCGCACAGCGCCTCCCCCGGTCCCCGGCGAGGACCGGGTCGTCGGTCTCGACGAGACCGACGAGGACGAGATCCAGGCGCTCCTCGCCCTCGCCAACCCGCGGACGGACGCCCGACCGTTCGAGACGCCGGGCCAGCGCTGGGTCGGGGTCCGGGACGACTGCGGTGCTCTCGTGGCCTGCGGCGTCCTCGACCGCACGCTCTCCGGCGCCCCGATCCTCGAGGGGATCACCGTCCGCATGGACCTGCGCGGCACCGGGCTCGGGCTCGCCGTCACCGCGGCACTGACTCGCGAGGCGGTCCGGTCGGACGGCTTCTGCACCCTCGGGCTGTACTCCGACAACGACGTCGCGCGTCGGGTCTACCACGGCCTCGGTTACGGCGACGACCACCTCTGGTCGAGCCGGAGGCTCCTTCGAGCTGACCCGACCCGACGGTGA
- a CDS encoding NUDIX domain-containing protein, which yields MSLSAPRGSLADVVEEWTSAPVVESSVPYSGLIFDVRRDRVDLGEGGVVDREFIEHPGAVAVVALQPFEGVDHVLLIRQYRHATRGHVWELPAGLLDVSGEPHWEAAARELAEEVDLVAGRWDVLMDEVVSAGAFPEPVRIFLARDLVDVPGEHLHERHAEELTIRPLWVPLDEAHRAALTGRISNSAALIGVLAAHAARAVDWATLRPKDAPWPAWEAQRRPEPPPGAGA from the coding sequence GTGAGCCTCTCCGCCCCGAGGGGCAGCCTTGCGGACGTCGTCGAGGAGTGGACCTCAGCACCGGTCGTCGAGTCGTCCGTGCCGTACTCCGGCCTCATCTTCGACGTGCGGCGGGACCGGGTCGACCTCGGCGAGGGCGGAGTCGTCGACAGGGAGTTCATCGAGCACCCGGGGGCGGTCGCCGTCGTCGCGCTCCAGCCGTTCGAGGGGGTCGACCACGTCCTCCTCATCCGCCAGTACCGCCACGCCACCCGGGGACACGTCTGGGAGCTGCCGGCCGGGCTGCTCGACGTCTCCGGGGAGCCGCACTGGGAGGCGGCCGCCCGTGAGCTGGCCGAGGAGGTCGACCTCGTCGCCGGCCGGTGGGACGTCCTCATGGACGAGGTCGTCTCTGCCGGCGCGTTCCCCGAGCCGGTGCGCATCTTCCTCGCGCGAGACCTCGTCGACGTGCCCGGTGAGCACCTTCATGAGCGGCACGCCGAGGAGCTGACGATCCGCCCGCTGTGGGTCCCCCTGGACGAGGCCCACCGCGCGGCCCTCACCGGCCGGATCAGCAACAGCGCTGCCCTCATCGGGGTTCTCGCCGCACACGCGGCTCGCGCCGTCGACTGGGCGACACTGCGGCCCAAGGACGCTCCCTGGCCAGCCTGGGAGGCCCAGCGCCGGCCGGAACCGCCGCCGGGGGCTGGCGCGTGA
- a CDS encoding CTP synthase: MVETTKHIFVTGGVASSLGKGLTASSLGRLLRSRGLRVTMQKLDPYINVDPGTMNPFQHGEVFVTDDGAETDLDVGHYERFLDVNLVGAANVTTGQVYNTVIARERRGEYLGDTVQVIPHITNEIVARMRALATGMPDAPDIIITEIGGTVGDIESLPFLEAARQVRHLIGRDNSFFLHVSLVPYLAPSGELKTKPTQHSVAALRQVGIQPDGLVLRADREIPDPIKRKISLMCDVEVDAVAACQDAPSIYDIPKVLHSEGLDAYVIRRLGLNFRDVDWTEWDELLQRVHDPEHDVEVALVGKYIDLPDAYLSVTEALRAGGFHHDAKVRIRWVASDDCQTPAGAQQALGGVDAVLVPGGFGVRGIEGKLGALTWAREKQVPTLGICLGLQCMVIEYARSVLGVTGASSTEFDPQTPDPVIATMEEQKAFVDGAGDLGGTMRLGLYPAHLKDGSVVRATYAAAEVKERHRHRYEVNNGYRDQLESAGLVISGTSPDGHLVEFVELPQDVHPYYVSTQAHPEFLSRPNRAHPLFAGLIGAALEQQRAERLVEVERPKHGHDEDGHPVGDTQPGAAQRSPDPTLVPVAAEAE, encoded by the coding sequence GTGGTGGAAACGACGAAGCACATCTTTGTGACCGGAGGCGTCGCCTCATCCCTCGGCAAGGGCCTGACGGCTTCCAGCCTCGGCCGACTGCTTCGATCCCGTGGTCTACGGGTCACGATGCAGAAGCTCGACCCCTACATCAACGTCGACCCGGGGACGATGAACCCGTTCCAGCACGGCGAGGTCTTCGTCACCGATGACGGAGCCGAGACCGACCTTGACGTCGGACACTACGAACGGTTCCTCGACGTCAACCTCGTCGGGGCGGCCAACGTCACGACCGGTCAGGTCTACAACACCGTCATCGCCCGGGAGCGTCGGGGTGAGTACCTCGGCGACACCGTCCAGGTCATCCCGCACATCACCAACGAGATCGTCGCCCGGATGCGCGCCCTCGCCACGGGCATGCCCGACGCGCCCGACATCATCATCACCGAGATCGGCGGGACGGTCGGCGACATCGAGTCCCTGCCCTTCCTCGAGGCGGCCCGTCAGGTGCGCCACCTCATCGGCCGCGACAACAGCTTCTTCCTCCATGTCTCGCTCGTGCCCTACCTCGCCCCGAGCGGCGAGCTCAAGACGAAACCCACGCAGCACTCGGTCGCCGCGCTGCGCCAGGTCGGTATCCAACCGGACGGGCTCGTGCTCCGGGCCGACCGGGAGATCCCCGACCCCATCAAGCGCAAGATCTCGCTCATGTGCGACGTCGAGGTCGATGCCGTCGCCGCGTGCCAGGACGCCCCGAGCATCTACGACATCCCCAAGGTGCTGCACAGTGAAGGGCTCGACGCCTACGTCATCCGACGGCTCGGCCTGAACTTCCGGGACGTCGACTGGACCGAGTGGGACGAGCTGCTGCAGCGGGTGCACGACCCCGAGCACGACGTCGAGGTCGCTCTGGTGGGCAAGTACATCGACCTGCCGGACGCCTACCTCTCGGTGACCGAGGCGCTCCGCGCCGGCGGCTTCCACCACGACGCGAAGGTCCGGATCCGCTGGGTCGCCTCCGACGACTGCCAGACACCGGCCGGTGCCCAGCAGGCCCTCGGCGGCGTCGACGCGGTCCTCGTGCCCGGGGGCTTCGGCGTCCGTGGCATCGAGGGCAAGCTCGGCGCGCTCACGTGGGCTCGTGAGAAGCAGGTGCCGACGCTCGGCATCTGTCTCGGCCTGCAGTGCATGGTCATCGAGTACGCACGGTCGGTCCTGGGTGTCACCGGGGCGTCGTCGACAGAGTTCGACCCCCAGACGCCGGACCCGGTCATCGCCACGATGGAGGAGCAGAAGGCCTTCGTCGACGGCGCCGGCGACCTCGGCGGGACGATGCGCCTCGGGCTCTATCCTGCCCACCTCAAGGACGGTTCCGTCGTCCGAGCGACCTACGCAGCCGCTGAGGTCAAGGAGCGCCACCGGCATCGCTACGAGGTCAACAACGGCTACCGCGACCAGCTCGAGTCCGCCGGACTCGTCATCTCGGGCACGTCCCCCGACGGTCACCTCGTCGAGTTCGTCGAGCTGCCCCAGGACGTCCACCCGTACTACGTGTCCACGCAGGCGCACCCGGAGTTCCTCTCCCGGCCGAACCGGGCACACCCGCTCTTCGCGGGCCTGATCGGCGCTGCGCTGGAGCAGCAGCGGGCCGAGCGCCTCGTCGAGGTCGAGCGTCCGAAGCACGGCCACGACGAGGACGGCCATCCCGTCGGTGACACCCAGCCGGGGGCTGCCCAACGGTCCCCAGACCCCACCCTGGTCCCGGTCGCCGCCGAGGCGGAGTGA
- the aspS gene encoding aspartate--tRNA ligase, with product MLRTHEAGTLRADHAGQTVTLTGWVARRRDHGGVAFLDLRDASGIAQVVARDEVLAQGGAHDVRNEFCVRVTGDVRVRPEGNTNPDLPTGEIEVIVSELEVLNPSAPLPFQIDERVTVGEEARLKHRYLDLRRPGASSAGSAIRLRSKVNAAARKVLGERDFVEIETPTLTRSTPEGARDFLVPARLAPGSWYALPQSPQLFKQLLMVAGMERYYQIARCYRDEDFRADRQPEFTQLDIEMSFVEQSDVLELGEAVVREIWKLIGVDLEPPFLQMTYAQAMARYGSDKPDLRFGQELVDCTEYFTDTPFRVFQSEYVGAVVMPGGASQPRKQLDAWQDWAKQRGAKGLAYVLVQADGTLGGPVAKNLTDAERAGLAAHVGAKPGDAVFFAAGPAKPSRALLGAARLEIGRRCDLIDESQWSFLWVLDAPLFEPAADATASGDVALGHSGWTAVHHAFTSPKKEFEDTFDSDPGSALAYAYDMVCNGNEIGGGSIRIHRRDVQERVFGVMGIGAEEAQEKFGFLLDAFQYGAPPHGGIAFGWDRIVSLLARTESIRDVIAFPKTGGGYDPLTAAPAPITPQQRKEAGVDATPADAS from the coding sequence GTGCTCCGCACTCACGAGGCCGGAACCCTGCGCGCCGACCACGCCGGACAGACCGTCACGCTCACCGGCTGGGTGGCTCGGCGGCGAGATCACGGCGGCGTGGCCTTCCTCGACCTGCGCGACGCGAGCGGCATCGCCCAGGTCGTCGCGCGCGACGAGGTCCTGGCCCAGGGTGGGGCGCACGACGTCCGCAACGAGTTCTGTGTGCGGGTGACCGGCGACGTGCGCGTCCGACCCGAGGGCAACACCAACCCTGACCTGCCGACCGGCGAGATCGAGGTCATCGTCAGCGAGCTGGAGGTGCTCAACCCGAGCGCGCCGCTGCCGTTCCAGATCGACGAGCGCGTCACCGTGGGCGAGGAGGCGCGGCTCAAGCACCGCTACCTCGATCTGCGACGCCCCGGCGCCAGCTCGGCCGGCTCCGCGATCCGGCTGCGCTCCAAGGTCAACGCCGCCGCCCGCAAGGTCCTCGGCGAGCGCGACTTCGTCGAGATCGAGACCCCGACCCTGACGCGGTCCACCCCCGAGGGGGCCCGCGACTTCCTCGTGCCGGCCCGCCTCGCACCCGGCAGCTGGTACGCCCTGCCACAGAGCCCCCAGCTGTTCAAGCAGCTGCTCATGGTGGCCGGGATGGAGCGCTACTACCAGATCGCCCGCTGCTATCGCGACGAGGACTTCCGCGCCGACCGTCAGCCGGAGTTCACCCAGCTCGACATCGAGATGTCCTTCGTCGAGCAGTCCGACGTCCTCGAGCTCGGGGAGGCGGTGGTCAGGGAGATCTGGAAGCTCATCGGCGTCGACCTCGAGCCGCCGTTCCTGCAGATGACCTACGCCCAGGCGATGGCCCGCTACGGCTCGGACAAGCCGGATCTGCGCTTCGGACAGGAGCTGGTCGACTGCACCGAGTACTTCACGGACACCCCCTTCCGGGTGTTCCAGTCCGAGTACGTCGGCGCCGTGGTCATGCCCGGTGGGGCGTCGCAGCCGCGCAAGCAGCTCGACGCCTGGCAGGACTGGGCCAAGCAGCGCGGCGCCAAGGGGCTGGCCTACGTCCTCGTCCAGGCCGACGGAACACTCGGCGGGCCCGTCGCCAAGAACCTCACCGACGCCGAGCGCGCCGGCCTGGCCGCGCACGTCGGTGCCAAGCCCGGCGACGCGGTGTTCTTCGCTGCCGGCCCGGCCAAGCCGTCGCGAGCCCTGCTCGGCGCGGCCAGACTCGAGATCGGGCGCCGATGTGACCTCATCGACGAGTCGCAGTGGAGCTTCCTCTGGGTCCTCGACGCGCCGCTCTTCGAGCCCGCCGCCGACGCGACCGCCTCCGGGGACGTCGCCCTCGGCCACAGTGGGTGGACGGCGGTGCACCACGCGTTCACCTCGCCCAAGAAGGAGTTCGAGGACACCTTCGACTCGGACCCCGGGTCGGCGCTCGCCTACGCCTACGACATGGTGTGCAACGGCAACGAGATCGGCGGCGGCTCCATCCGTATCCACCGCAGGGACGTCCAGGAGCGGGTCTTCGGCGTCATGGGCATCGGCGCCGAGGAGGCGCAGGAGAAGTTCGGCTTCCTCCTCGACGCCTTCCAGTACGGAGCCCCGCCGCACGGCGGCATCGCGTTCGGCTGGGACCGGATCGTCTCGCTGCTCGCCCGGACCGAGTCGATCCGCGACGTCATCGCCTTCCCGAAGACCGGTGGCGGGTATGACCCGCTGACCGCAGCGCCCGCGCCCATCACCCCCCAGCAGCGCAAGGAAGCCGGCGTCGACGCGACGCCAGCCGACGCCAGCTGA
- a CDS encoding acyltransferase family protein — protein MQHSRNRDLDGVRGLAILLVVAAHSGLPIRWGGLSGVTLFFVLSGYLITSLLIREWDRWGSVSLWRFWGRRALRLLPALLVFLALVPLLLWATGDSRLASYPAAAMASLFYVGNWVRIAGTDLGVLNHLWSLSVEEQFYVVWPLVFLALMAWWRQHLLGLVLGLTGVATVYSVWATGSFIRLDISTETNAFALLLGVSLAVALASIARKGWHPPRVSVLIPFTVMILVSAFPSHDIATDHGLFRPLGAVYAVLGVWLVASAVLGHSPVVASPVMVFFGTISYALYLWHQALINSVLFGDKTVLRNLALIAAAVVLSWLSWVVVERPAGRLRGRLRLDEPSRRQLAARAVASVPSSSLDPRGLPDAPGRPGSPGTSGTAGPPGSADTLAARADREGPGQPASPST, from the coding sequence GTGCAGCACTCCCGCAACCGTGACCTCGACGGGGTCCGCGGCCTCGCGATCCTCCTCGTCGTGGCCGCGCACAGCGGCCTGCCGATCCGGTGGGGTGGCCTGTCCGGGGTCACGCTCTTCTTCGTCCTGTCCGGGTACCTCATCACGAGCCTGCTCATCCGGGAGTGGGACCGGTGGGGCTCGGTCTCCCTGTGGCGCTTCTGGGGGCGTCGCGCCCTGCGGCTGCTTCCCGCGCTGCTCGTCTTCCTCGCCCTGGTCCCACTCCTCCTCTGGGCCACCGGCGACTCGCGGCTGGCCAGCTACCCGGCGGCGGCGATGGCATCGCTGTTCTACGTCGGCAACTGGGTGCGCATCGCCGGCACCGACCTCGGGGTGCTGAACCACCTGTGGTCGCTCTCCGTGGAGGAGCAGTTCTACGTCGTCTGGCCCCTCGTCTTCCTCGCCTTGATGGCCTGGTGGCGCCAGCACCTGCTCGGCCTGGTCCTCGGCCTCACCGGAGTCGCCACGGTGTACAGCGTGTGGGCCACGGGCTCGTTCATCCGGCTCGACATCTCGACGGAGACCAACGCGTTCGCGCTCCTGCTGGGGGTGTCCCTGGCCGTCGCGCTGGCATCGATCGCGCGCAAGGGCTGGCACCCGCCACGGGTGAGCGTCCTCATCCCGTTCACCGTCATGATCCTCGTGTCCGCCTTTCCCTCGCACGACATCGCCACGGACCACGGCCTGTTCCGGCCGCTGGGCGCGGTCTATGCCGTGCTCGGGGTCTGGCTCGTCGCGAGTGCCGTCCTCGGTCACTCGCCCGTCGTCGCGTCGCCGGTCATGGTCTTCTTCGGGACGATCAGCTACGCGCTCTACCTGTGGCACCAGGCCCTGATCAACTCCGTCCTGTTCGGTGACAAGACGGTCCTGCGCAACCTCGCGCTCATCGCCGCCGCGGTCGTCCTGTCGTGGCTGTCCTGGGTCGTCGTGGAGCGGCCGGCCGGCCGGCTACGGGGCCGGCTGCGGCTGGACGAGCCGTCTCGTCGACAGCTGGCCGCCCGCGCCGTGGCCTCCGTGCCGTCCTCCTCCCTCGACCCGCGCGGCCTGCCCGACGCGCCGGGCAGGCCGGGTTCGCCGGGCACGTCCGGCACCGCTGGCCCGCCGGGTTCAGCTGACACCCTCGCGGCCCGGGCTGACCGGGAGGGTCCTGGTCAGCCGGCGTCGCCGTCGACGTAG